A stretch of the Streptococcus suis genome encodes the following:
- a CDS encoding transcriptional regulator produces MKKTVSVVFGTFAPMHKGHIDLIQRAKRENDRAVVIVSGYDQDRGHQIGLGLQKRFRYIRETFNDEPLVSVFKLDETGMPPYPEGWTPWLEALQALVAIKEDEELVFYVSEKGYAEELQSRGYLASFTERNFGISATLIRENPAKYWNSIAKPFRRHFSKNVLVVGSASNGKTTLVRDLGRYYSCPVSLEYARYYQQRFNVRDDELTGKDYNYLLTGQYRQTSDLIDSDTNRGLVIADTNATVTEAYYDYYIGETSGSFHSLCGDTVKNEKWDLIIFVLPTGSYVDDGFRDMTMADADIRNAFTEHLKELVVKNHPQTQLTYIGGDYAENYAKAIQLIDGIYQEY; encoded by the coding sequence ATGAAAAAAACAGTTTCAGTTGTCTTTGGAACTTTTGCACCCATGCATAAGGGTCATATTGATTTGATTCAGCGGGCCAAGCGAGAAAATGATCGAGCGGTGGTTATCGTTTCTGGTTATGACCAGGACCGAGGACATCAGATTGGCCTCGGTTTGCAGAAGCGTTTCCGCTATATCCGTGAAACCTTCAACGACGAGCCTCTAGTATCCGTCTTTAAGTTGGATGAGACAGGTATGCCCCCTTATCCAGAAGGGTGGACACCTTGGTTAGAAGCCTTGCAGGCCTTGGTGGCGATTAAGGAGGATGAAGAGCTCGTTTTCTACGTTTCAGAAAAAGGGTATGCAGAGGAATTGCAGTCACGGGGCTATCTGGCTTCCTTTACGGAGCGAAATTTTGGGATTTCTGCGACTCTGATTCGAGAAAATCCTGCCAAGTACTGGAATTCCATCGCCAAGCCCTTCCGACGTCATTTTTCTAAGAATGTCTTGGTGGTCGGCTCTGCTTCAAATGGAAAAACCACGCTGGTGCGGGATTTGGGTCGTTATTATTCCTGTCCTGTTTCGCTGGAATATGCTCGCTACTACCAACAACGCTTTAATGTGCGTGATGATGAGTTGACAGGCAAGGACTACAACTATCTCTTGACGGGCCAGTATCGCCAGACCTCAGATCTGATTGACTCGGATACCAATCGTGGTCTGGTCATTGCGGATACCAATGCGACCGTGACAGAAGCCTACTACGACTACTACATCGGCGAAACTTCCGGTTCTTTCCACTCGCTCTGTGGTGATACAGTTAAGAATGAAAAATGGGATCTGATTATCTTTGTTCTACCGACAGGCTCTTATGTGGATGACGGTTTTCGGGATATGACCATGGCTGACGCTGATATTCGCAATGCCTTCACCGAACATTTGAAAGAACTGGTTGTTAAAAATCACCCGCAAACCCAGTTGACTTATATTGGTGGGGATTATGCAGAAAATTATGCCAAGGCCATTCAGTTGATCGATGGCATCTATCAGGAATATTAG
- a CDS encoding nicotinamide riboside transporter PnuC, with protein sequence MKTAVKQVPENMAAIANRARKLGLLGVLQAIMADLFQGRTLFQWCYLLALSSVPIVLEFTNGAANHDWVGLFTSWTGIVCVIMVAEGRASNYFFGFLNSVIYFALSYQNMFYGEVMTAIFFIVMQPVGLYVWLTARVNGVAEEEETEFEARKLDWKGWIKWLGFTLLVWASFGLIYQSVGSARPFRDSITDGTNWTGQFLMTYLYREQWIFWIATNLFSIYLWWGTSLHMQAMYWVYALNSAVGWYQWSKSIKEGQVAQNG encoded by the coding sequence ATGAAGACAGCTGTGAAGCAGGTGCCGGAAAATATGGCTGCAATTGCAAATAGGGCAAGGAAACTGGGCCTACTTGGGGTCCTGCAGGCAATTATGGCGGACCTGTTTCAAGGGCGGACGCTCTTTCAATGGTGCTACTTACTGGCCCTGTCTAGTGTGCCGATTGTATTAGAATTTACCAATGGTGCTGCCAATCATGACTGGGTTGGACTTTTTACCTCCTGGACGGGTATTGTCTGCGTGATTATGGTGGCGGAAGGTCGTGCTAGTAACTACTTTTTTGGTTTTCTAAATAGTGTGATTTACTTTGCCCTCTCCTATCAAAATATGTTTTATGGAGAAGTGATGACAGCTATCTTTTTCATTGTCATGCAGCCAGTTGGACTATATGTTTGGTTGACTGCCCGTGTTAATGGAGTGGCGGAAGAGGAGGAGACGGAATTCGAGGCACGTAAGCTGGACTGGAAGGGCTGGATCAAATGGCTGGGCTTCACTCTACTGGTTTGGGCAAGTTTTGGCTTGATTTATCAATCGGTTGGTTCGGCTCGTCCATTCCGTGACTCTATCACAGACGGGACCAACTGGACGGGTCAATTTTTGATGACCTATCTTTATCGTGAACAGTGGATTTTCTGGATTGCGACCAATCTCTTCTCTATCTATCTCTGGTGGGGGACTTCTCTTCACATGCAAGCCATGTACTGGGTTTATGCCTTGAACAGTGCGGTCGGTTGGTACCAATGGTCTAAGTCTATAAAAGAGGGGCAGGTGGCTCAAAATGGCTAG
- a CDS encoding NUDIX hydrolase, with the protein MARPAVLSDKEYYEKYGTEEEFLIWYKQQDLPRFEKPSVTADMVVYSFVQGRIKLLLIRRATHPCQHKLSLVGGFIARGEDAYQTCQREIKKEAGLDLPRSHIEQLLTVSNPERDPRGWMMTIAHLVYLPSQALDLVKPGPDGREPIVIDVDFKTSQCSYEGQVLTAEDFAFDHYEIVMTSIQRIQGRMKWNPTFLNLLQQPFNIYAATDLVNLISPDKKILHNNFLAKYGDFVEEVGVERLPKRKPRKTYRLKESSSNR; encoded by the coding sequence ATGGCTAGGCCTGCTGTTCTATCAGACAAGGAATACTATGAAAAATATGGGACGGAAGAAGAGTTCTTAATCTGGTATAAGCAACAAGATTTGCCACGTTTTGAAAAGCCGAGTGTTACGGCTGATATGGTGGTCTATAGTTTTGTCCAGGGTCGAATAAAGCTCCTCTTGATTCGGCGGGCTACTCATCCTTGTCAACACAAACTCTCCTTGGTCGGTGGTTTTATTGCCAGAGGCGAGGATGCCTACCAGACCTGCCAGCGTGAGATAAAAAAAGAAGCAGGATTGGATTTACCTCGTAGCCATATAGAGCAACTCCTAACAGTCTCCAACCCTGAGCGGGATCCTAGGGGCTGGATGATGACCATTGCCCACTTGGTTTACTTGCCTAGCCAAGCTTTGGACCTGGTCAAGCCAGGGCCGGATGGCAGGGAGCCGATTGTGATCGATGTGGATTTCAAGACTTCGCAGTGTTCTTATGAGGGTCAGGTCTTGACGGCAGAGGATTTTGCCTTTGACCATTACGAGATTGTCATGACCTCTATCCAGCGGATTCAGGGACGGATGAAGTGGAATCCAACCTTTCTCAATCTCCTGCAGCAACCCTTTAACATCTACGCTGCGACAGATTTGGTCAATCTTATCTCACCCGACAAAAAAATCCTCCACAATAATTTCCTAGCTAAGTATGGCGACTTTGTGGAAGAAGTTGGAGTGGAACGCTTGCCCAAGCGCAAACCTAGAAAAACCTACCGTTTGAAAGAAAGTTCATCAAATAGATAA
- the dusB gene encoding tRNA dihydrouridine synthase DusB, with the protein MANLNTPFMIGDVKIPNRCVLAPMAGVTNSAFRTIAKEMGAGLVVMEMISEKGLLYNNEKTLHMLHIDDNEYPMSIQLFGGDAEGLKRAADFIQTNTKANIVDINMGCPVNKVVRNEAGAKWLKDPDKIYHIIKEVTSVLDIPLTVKMRTGWNNTDLAVENALAAESAGVSALAMHGRTREQMYTGTVDLETLTKVAGSLTKIPFIANGDIRNVEDARQRIEEVGADAVMVGRTAMGNPYIFNQINYYLETGEVLPDLSFEDKLEVAFDHLNRLTNLKGESIAVREFRGLAPHYLRGSAGAAKIRGAVARAETIEQVQELFDQAREAYQERIAK; encoded by the coding sequence ATGGCTAATCTCAATACCCCTTTCATGATTGGTGATGTGAAAATCCCCAATCGCTGCGTGCTGGCCCCGATGGCTGGCGTGACCAACTCGGCCTTTCGCACCATTGCCAAGGAAATGGGCGCAGGCCTGGTCGTTATGGAAATGATTTCTGAAAAAGGCCTTCTCTACAACAACGAGAAGACCCTTCATATGCTCCATATTGACGACAACGAATACCCTATGTCCATCCAGCTTTTCGGTGGCGATGCCGAAGGACTGAAACGGGCTGCCGACTTCATCCAAACCAACACCAAGGCTAATATCGTAGATATTAACATGGGCTGCCCTGTCAACAAGGTCGTTAGAAACGAAGCTGGTGCCAAGTGGCTCAAGGACCCCGACAAGATTTACCACATCATCAAGGAAGTGACCTCAGTCCTCGATATTCCCTTGACTGTTAAAATGCGGACGGGTTGGAACAATACCGACCTAGCGGTCGAAAATGCCCTGGCCGCAGAAAGTGCCGGTGTGTCTGCCCTGGCCATGCACGGACGGACCCGCGAGCAGATGTACACAGGAACCGTTGACCTGGAAACCCTCACCAAGGTGGCTGGTAGCCTGACCAAGATTCCTTTCATCGCAAACGGCGACATCCGCAATGTAGAAGATGCCCGTCAGCGAATTGAAGAAGTCGGAGCCGATGCCGTCATGGTCGGACGGACTGCCATGGGCAATCCTTATATCTTCAACCAAATCAATTACTATCTTGAAACTGGAGAAGTCCTACCCGACCTCTCCTTTGAAGATAAACTCGAAGTCGCCTTCGACCACCTGAACCGATTGACCAATCTAAAAGGCGAATCCATCGCCGTACGTGAATTCCGTGGTCTTGCCCCACACTACCTCCGTGGTTCAGCAGGTGCTGCCAAGATCCGTGGCGCCGTTGCCCGAGCAGAGACTATCGAACAGGTCCAAGAACTCTTTGACCAAGCTAGAGAGGCCTATCAAGAACGGATTGCCAAATAA
- the hslO gene encoding Hsp33 family molecular chaperone HslO, producing the protein MDKIIKTLSKSGHFRAFVLDSTETVKTAQEKHHTMASSTLALGRTLIANQILAANEKGDTKITLKILANGAVGAIISVANTKGQVKGYIQNPDLDYKRTATGEVIVGPLVGNGQFLVITDYGTGHPYNSMTPLISGEIGEDFAYFLTDSQQTPSAVGLNVLLDEEDKVKVAGGFLLQVLPGATEAEIARFEKRIQEMPAISSLLASENHIEALLSAIYGDDDFKRLSEEEIGFVCDCSKDRFLDALASLPKADLQEMKEEDKGVDITCQFCQTHYHFDENDLEELING; encoded by the coding sequence ATGGATAAAATTATTAAAACACTATCAAAAAGCGGGCATTTCCGTGCCTTTGTGCTAGATAGCACAGAAACCGTGAAAACAGCCCAAGAAAAACACCATACTATGGCGTCGTCCACCCTTGCTCTGGGCCGCACTCTCATTGCCAATCAAATTTTGGCTGCCAATGAAAAAGGCGATACAAAAATCACCCTGAAAATCTTGGCCAATGGAGCCGTTGGTGCCATTATCTCCGTTGCCAATACCAAAGGTCAGGTCAAGGGCTACATTCAAAATCCAGACTTGGATTACAAACGGACAGCGACTGGCGAAGTCATCGTTGGACCTCTTGTGGGGAACGGACAATTCCTAGTCATCACAGACTACGGAACAGGCCACCCCTACAACTCCATGACACCCTTGATTTCTGGTGAAATCGGTGAAGACTTTGCCTACTTCCTAACAGACAGCCAGCAGACGCCTTCTGCGGTGGGACTGAACGTTTTGTTGGACGAAGAAGATAAGGTCAAGGTAGCTGGCGGATTCTTGTTGCAAGTTTTACCAGGTGCAACTGAGGCTGAAATTGCCCGTTTCGAGAAACGCATCCAAGAAATGCCTGCCATTTCGAGTTTGCTGGCTTCTGAAAACCATATAGAAGCTCTGCTATCCGCTATTTATGGCGACGACGACTTCAAACGACTGTCAGAAGAAGAAATCGGTTTTGTCTGCGACTGCTCTAAGGACCGCTTCCTCGATGCTCTAGCCAGCTTGCCAAAAGCGGACCTGCAAGAGATGAAGGAAGAAGACAAGGGCGTGGACATCACCTGTCAATTCTGCCAGACCCATTACCACTTTGACGAAAACGATTTGGAGGAACTCATCAATGGCTAA
- the gshB gene encoding bifunctional glutamate--cysteine ligase GshA/glutathione synthetase GshB, whose product MLQKLSPNSPILQATFGIERESLRINANHKVAQTPHPEKLGSRSFHPYIQTDYSEPQIELITPIAHSTKEARRFLGAITDVVMRSMDKSEYLWPLSMPPVISEDDIKIAQLESDYEYQYRIGLGERYGKLLQSMSGIHYNFELGKDLTQQLFELSEETDFVAFKNTLYLKLAQNFLNYRWLLTYLYGASSLAEKGFLSEEVGCVRSIRNSKHGYVNAEDVHISFSSLEQYVADIEQAVQSGQLSAEKEFYSSVRLRGAKTSRDFLRKGISYLEFRTFDLNPYDPFAISQETLDTVHLFLLALLWLDQLADVDNALTKADRLNNLIALSHPHTPLPSDADPTPILIAMKAIVIHFGLDDYYSQLIAHVEAALQDPRLTLSGKIAEQVKDGSLEHFGQQQGQAFHDYAWTAPYALKGYENMELSTQMILFDAIQMGLNVEILDEEDQFLKLWHDDHIEYIKNGNMTSKDNYVVPLAMANKVVTKKILAEAGFPIPAGAEFANKTDALRYYGQISSSAIVVKPKSTNFGLGISIFQEPASLVDYEKALDIAFSEDSHVLVEEFIAGTEYRFFILDGKCEAVLLRVAANVIGDGHSTIRELVAQKNQDPLRGRDHRSPLEIINLGEIELLMLEQQGYTPDTVLPEGIQAFLRGNSNISTGGDSIDMTDQMGESYKQLAADMARAMGAWACGVDLIIPDIYQATSKEKPNCTCIELNFNPAMYLHTYTFAGPGQSITPKVLRKLFAEI is encoded by the coding sequence ATGTTACAGAAATTATCCCCAAATAGCCCTATTCTTCAGGCCACCTTCGGTATTGAACGAGAATCCTTACGCATCAATGCAAACCACAAAGTTGCTCAAACACCTCACCCAGAAAAGTTAGGTTCACGTAGCTTTCATCCGTATATTCAAACTGACTATAGTGAGCCACAAATTGAATTGATTACTCCCATTGCTCATTCCACTAAGGAGGCGAGAAGATTCCTTGGTGCGATTACAGACGTAGTGATGCGATCAATGGATAAGAGCGAATACCTTTGGCCCTTATCCATGCCACCTGTCATTTCAGAGGACGACATCAAAATTGCTCAACTAGAAAGTGACTACGAATATCAGTATCGCATCGGCTTAGGAGAAAGGTATGGTAAGCTCCTCCAGTCTATGTCAGGTATTCATTACAATTTTGAATTAGGAAAAGACTTAACCCAACAACTTTTTGAATTAAGCGAGGAAACAGATTTTGTCGCATTCAAAAATACCCTCTACCTCAAGTTGGCACAAAACTTCCTCAACTATCGCTGGCTCTTAACTTACTTATATGGAGCAAGTAGTTTAGCCGAAAAAGGATTTTTATCCGAGGAAGTCGGTTGCGTTCGTTCCATTCGCAACTCCAAACATGGCTATGTTAATGCCGAAGACGTTCATATTTCTTTCTCTTCTCTCGAACAATACGTGGCTGACATCGAACAAGCTGTCCAGTCTGGTCAACTATCCGCCGAAAAAGAGTTTTATTCCTCTGTTCGACTACGTGGGGCCAAAACGAGTCGCGACTTTCTCAGAAAGGGGATTTCTTATCTGGAATTCCGTACCTTCGACCTTAACCCCTATGACCCGTTTGCTATTAGTCAAGAAACCCTCGACACCGTTCATCTCTTCCTCTTAGCCCTCCTTTGGCTGGACCAACTAGCTGACGTAGACAATGCTTTAACAAAAGCAGATAGACTGAACAACCTCATTGCCCTAAGCCACCCTCATACACCTCTACCTAGCGATGCTGATCCCACACCAATCTTGATTGCCATGAAAGCCATAGTCATACACTTTGGACTGGACGACTACTATAGTCAGCTCATTGCACATGTGGAGGCAGCTCTTCAAGACCCGCGACTAACCCTTTCTGGAAAAATAGCAGAGCAGGTCAAAGATGGATCTCTGGAACATTTTGGCCAGCAACAAGGACAAGCCTTTCATGACTATGCTTGGACAGCCCCTTACGCTCTCAAAGGCTATGAAAATATGGAACTCTCTACTCAGATGATTCTCTTCGATGCTATCCAGATGGGCTTGAATGTGGAGATTTTAGATGAAGAAGACCAATTTCTCAAACTTTGGCATGATGACCATATTGAATACATCAAAAATGGCAATATGACATCCAAAGACAACTACGTGGTTCCCCTTGCCATGGCCAACAAGGTTGTCACTAAGAAAATTTTAGCAGAGGCTGGTTTCCCAATTCCTGCGGGAGCAGAATTTGCAAATAAAACAGATGCCCTGCGCTATTATGGACAAATTTCCAGCTCTGCCATTGTCGTCAAACCTAAATCCACCAACTTTGGCTTAGGAATCTCAATCTTCCAAGAACCAGCTAGTCTTGTAGATTATGAAAAAGCCTTAGACATTGCCTTTTCAGAAGATAGTCATGTGCTGGTAGAAGAGTTCATAGCCGGTACCGAATACCGTTTCTTCATACTAGATGGAAAATGTGAGGCTGTCTTGCTCCGCGTCGCAGCTAATGTCATAGGTGATGGGCATTCAACTATCCGAGAATTGGTCGCTCAAAAAAATCAAGACCCTCTGAGAGGACGTGACCATCGTTCACCACTTGAAATCATCAATCTCGGTGAAATTGAACTACTTATGTTAGAACAGCAGGGCTATACTCCAGATACAGTACTTCCCGAGGGCATTCAAGCCTTTCTACGCGGTAATTCTAATATCTCAACGGGTGGTGACTCAATCGATATGACTGACCAGATGGGTGAATCTTACAAGCAATTAGCTGCCGACATGGCACGCGCAATGGGGGCCTGGGCTTGCGGTGTAGATTTGATTATCCCAGATATATATCAGGCAACCAGCAAAGAAAAACCGAACTGCACTTGTATCGAACTCAACTTTAACCCAGCTATGTACCTGCACACCTATACCTTTGCAGGACCAGGTCAAAGTATCACACCGAAAGTTCTACGGAAACTGTTTGCGGAAATTTAA
- a CDS encoding adenylosuccinate synthase, which produces MTSVVVVGTQWGDEGKGKITDFLSANAEVIARYQGGDNAGHTIVIDGTKYKLHLIPSGIFFPEKISVIGNGVVINPKSLVKEINYLHNSGVTTDNLRISDRAHVILPYHIKLDQLQEESKGENKIGTTNKGIGPAYMDKSARVGIRIADLLDKDIFSERLRVNLAEKNRLFEKMYESTPIEFDEIFEEYYAYGQEIKKYVTDTSVILNDTLDQGKRVLFEGAQGVMLDIDQGTYPFVTSSNPVAGGVTIGSGVGPSKIDKVVGVCKAYTSRVGDGPFPTELNDEIGDRIREIGKEYGTTTGRPRRVGWFDSVVMRHSRRVSGITNLSLNSIDVLSGLETVKICVAYDLDGERIDHYPASLEQLKRCKPIYEEMPGWSEDITGVRSLDELPEAARNYVRRISELVGVRISTFSVGPGREQTNILESVWSTK; this is translated from the coding sequence ATGACATCAGTAGTTGTTGTAGGAACCCAGTGGGGCGATGAAGGTAAGGGTAAAATCACAGACTTTTTATCTGCTAATGCTGAAGTAATTGCGCGTTATCAAGGTGGAGATAATGCTGGGCATACTATCGTTATCGATGGGACTAAATATAAATTGCACTTGATTCCATCAGGAATCTTCTTCCCAGAAAAGATTTCTGTTATCGGTAATGGTGTGGTTATCAATCCAAAATCATTGGTGAAGGAAATCAACTATCTCCATAATTCAGGTGTTACAACAGATAACTTGCGGATTTCAGACCGCGCACACGTTATCTTGCCTTACCACATCAAATTGGATCAATTGCAAGAAGAATCAAAAGGCGAAAACAAGATTGGTACAACCAACAAGGGTATCGGTCCTGCGTACATGGATAAGTCTGCGCGTGTTGGTATCCGTATTGCAGATCTTTTGGATAAAGATATTTTCTCAGAGCGTTTGCGAGTAAACTTGGCAGAAAAGAATCGTCTATTTGAAAAAATGTACGAGTCAACACCAATCGAATTTGATGAAATCTTTGAAGAATACTATGCATATGGTCAAGAAATCAAGAAATATGTGACCGATACCTCTGTAATTTTGAATGATACTCTCGACCAAGGGAAACGTGTCTTGTTTGAAGGGGCGCAAGGCGTTATGTTGGACATTGACCAAGGTACCTACCCATTTGTAACTTCTTCAAACCCTGTTGCAGGTGGTGTGACAATCGGTAGTGGTGTCGGACCAAGCAAGATTGACAAGGTGGTTGGTGTATGTAAGGCCTACACTAGCCGTGTTGGTGACGGACCATTCCCAACTGAATTGAACGATGAAATCGGAGACCGCATCCGTGAAATCGGTAAAGAATACGGTACGACAACAGGTCGTCCTCGCCGTGTCGGTTGGTTTGACTCTGTTGTCATGCGCCATAGCCGTCGTGTATCAGGTATTACAAACTTATCACTCAATTCTATTGACGTTCTATCAGGCCTTGAAACAGTGAAAATCTGTGTGGCTTATGATTTGGATGGTGAGCGTATTGACCACTATCCTGCAAGTTTGGAGCAATTGAAACGTTGTAAACCAATTTATGAAGAGATGCCAGGTTGGTCCGAAGACATCACAGGTGTACGTAGCTTGGATGAATTGCCAGAAGCGGCTCGCAACTATGTTCGTCGCATCAGCGAATTGGTAGGGGTTCGTATCTCAACTTTCTCAGTAGGTCCTGGTCGTGAACAGACTAACATTCTTGAGAGTGTATGGAGTACAAAATAG
- the yajC gene encoding preprotein translocase subunit YajC has protein sequence MEGLFLPLVMVAMIGFMFYSQRKQQKQRQEALNQIKKGDEIVTIGGLYGIVDEIDDKKVVLDIDGIYLTFERGAIRNRVASSNTSTAVVEEVAVETKEATPESAIEE, from the coding sequence ATGGAAGGTTTATTTTTGCCACTTGTCATGGTTGCCATGATTGGCTTTATGTTCTATTCGCAACGTAAACAACAAAAACAACGCCAAGAAGCATTGAACCAAATCAAAAAAGGTGATGAAATTGTGACAATTGGTGGTTTATATGGTATTGTCGACGAAATAGATGACAAAAAGGTTGTTCTTGATATCGATGGTATCTATTTAACATTTGAGCGTGGTGCGATTCGTAATCGTGTCGCTAGTTCTAACACATCAACTGCTGTAGTTGAAGAAGTTGCAGTTGAAACGAAAGAAGCAACCCCAGAATCTGCTATTGAAGAATAA
- a CDS encoding isoprenyl transferase — protein sequence MFTFKFKKKESIETAIEVPKHIAVIMDGNGRWAKKRMQPRIMGHKAGMDALQKVTKTASDLGVRVLTVYAFSTENWSRPEKEVKFIMNLPVEFYDKYVPELHANNVKIQMIGDYSKLPQATLNALYKAEQKTKNNTGLILNFALNYGGRDEVTRAVKAIAQDVLDAKFNSGDIDEKLIADYLYTGTLSPALRDPDLVIRTSGELRLSNFLPWQSAYSELYFTDVAWPDFDGDALKLAIKEYNRRHRRFGGV from the coding sequence ATGTTTACGTTTAAGTTTAAAAAGAAAGAAAGCATTGAGACGGCAATAGAAGTTCCAAAGCATATTGCGGTCATTATGGATGGTAATGGTCGTTGGGCGAAAAAGCGGATGCAACCCCGTATTATGGGGCACAAGGCAGGTATGGATGCCCTACAAAAAGTTACTAAAACTGCTTCTGACTTGGGTGTTCGAGTATTGACAGTGTATGCATTTTCTACAGAAAATTGGTCTAGACCAGAAAAGGAAGTAAAGTTTATAATGAACCTTCCTGTGGAATTTTATGATAAGTATGTTCCTGAACTCCATGCCAATAATGTCAAAATTCAGATGATTGGTGACTATTCCAAACTACCTCAAGCCACCCTTAATGCTCTCTATAAGGCTGAGCAAAAAACGAAGAATAATACTGGACTAATTCTCAATTTCGCTTTGAACTACGGTGGTCGTGATGAGGTGACTCGAGCAGTTAAGGCCATAGCGCAAGATGTCTTGGATGCCAAGTTTAATTCTGGAGATATTGACGAGAAATTAATTGCGGACTACCTCTATACAGGGACCTTATCACCAGCGCTACGCGATCCCGATCTAGTTATCCGTACAAGTGGCGAACTCCGTCTCAGCAATTTTCTGCCTTGGCAATCAGCATATAGTGAGTTGTATTTTACAGATGTTGCTTGGCCTGATTTTGATGGAGATGCCCTCAAATTAGCGATTAAAGAGTATAACCGACGTCATAGACGATTTGGTGGTGTATAA
- a CDS encoding phosphatidate cytidylyltransferase — protein sequence MTNDLQKRVIFGAIALAIFTPFLLAGGMAFDFFVGLLAMIATAELVKMRRLAPNSIEGVLAMLASLVLTLPLQNYLTFLPADGNYTAYAIVVFLLLGATVFNIGRYNYSDVVFPIASSFYVGIGFHSLVLARMDGLNKVFFALCLVWATDIGAYMIGRQFGRRKLLPKVSPNKTVEGFVGGILSAVVVAIIFLIVDKSLLAGYSFGMILLLVVIFSIFSQFGDLVESAIKRHFGVKDSGKIIPGHGGILDRFDSMIFVFPIMHFFGLF from the coding sequence ATGACAAATGATTTACAGAAACGAGTGATATTTGGTGCAATTGCTTTAGCTATTTTCACTCCCTTCTTGCTAGCTGGAGGCATGGCCTTTGATTTTTTTGTCGGTTTATTAGCAATGATTGCGACAGCTGAGCTGGTTAAGATGCGTCGTCTAGCGCCGAATTCAATTGAAGGTGTTTTAGCCATGTTGGCAAGTCTAGTATTGACGCTTCCGTTACAGAATTATCTAACATTCTTGCCGGCAGATGGGAACTATACAGCATATGCGATTGTAGTCTTCCTTCTTCTTGGGGCTACAGTTTTCAATATTGGTCGATACAATTATTCAGACGTAGTCTTTCCAATTGCATCAAGCTTCTATGTAGGAATTGGCTTCCATAGCTTGGTATTGGCTCGAATGGATGGTCTAAATAAGGTCTTTTTTGCCCTCTGTTTGGTTTGGGCTACAGATATAGGCGCTTACATGATTGGACGCCAGTTTGGACGCAGAAAACTATTACCAAAGGTTTCACCGAATAAAACAGTTGAAGGCTTTGTAGGTGGTATTCTTTCTGCGGTGGTAGTTGCTATCATTTTCTTGATTGTCGATAAGTCTTTGTTGGCTGGTTATTCCTTCGGCATGATATTGTTGCTAGTTGTGATTTTCTCGATATTCTCACAATTCGGAGATTTAGTTGAAAGTGCGATTAAACGCCATTTTGGTGTAAAGGATTCTGGAAAAATTATTCCAGGACATGGTGGTATATTGGATCGCTTCGATAGTATGATTTTTGTCTTTCCGATTATGCACTTCTTTGGCCTATTTTAA